Proteins from a genomic interval of Schistocerca nitens isolate TAMUIC-IGC-003100 unplaced genomic scaffold, iqSchNite1.1 HiC_scaffold_468, whole genome shotgun sequence:
- the LOC126232365 gene encoding trichohyalin-like: protein MNGCAGTAAQERLRRNGCAGTAAQERLRRNGCAGTAAQERLRRNGCAGTAAQERLRRNGCAGTAAQERLRRNGCERLRRNGCAGTAAQKRLRRNGCAETAAQKRLRRNGCAETAAPKRLRRDGCAKRLRRNGCAETAAPKRLSRNGCAETAATKRLRRNGCAETAAPKPLRRNGCAETAAPKQLRRNSCAETAAQKQLRRNSCAETARQKQLRRNSCAETAAQKQLRRNSCAETAAQKQLRRSSCAEAAAQKQLRRSSCAEAAAQKQLRRNSCAGTAAQEQLRRSSCAGTAAQKQLRRNSCAGTAAQEQLRRNSCAGTAAQEQLRRNSCAETAAQERLRRNGCAGTAAQERLRRNGCAETAAQKRLRRNGCAETAAPKRLRRNGCAETAAQKRLRRNGCAETAAQKQLPAQKQLRRSSCAGTAAQEQLRRNSCAGTARQKQLRRNSCAETAAQKQLRRNSCAEAAAQKQLRRSSCAEAAAQKQLRRSSCAGTAAQEQLRRNSCAEAAAQEQLRRSSCAETAAQEQLRRNSCAETAAQEQLGRNSCAETAAQKQLRRSSCAETAAQKQLRRSSCAEAAAQKQLRRSSCAEAAAQEQLRRNSCAEAAAQEQLRRSSCAGTAEQEQLRRNSCAGTAAQEQLRRNSCAGTAAQKQLRRNGCAGTAAQKRLRRNGCAETAAPKRLRRNGCAETAAQKRLRRNGCAETAAQKRLRRNSCAETAAPKQLRRNSCAEAAAQKQLRRSSCAGTAAQEQLRRNSCAGTAAQKRLRRNGCAGTAAQKRLRRNGCAGTAAQERLRRNGCAETAAQERMRRNGSAGTAAQERLRRNGCAGTAAQERLRRNGCAGTAAQKRLRSNGCAERLRRNICAGTAAQKRLRRSGCAEAAAQKRLRRNGCAEAAAQTRLRRSGCAEAAAQKRLRRSGSEEAAAQKRLRRSGCAEAAAQKRLRRSRCAEAAAQKRLRRSGCAEAAAQKRLRRSGCAEAAAQKRLRRSGCAEAAAQKRLRRSGCAETAAQKRLRISGCAETAAQRRLRRDGCAETAAQKRLRRNGCAETAAHKGLRINGCAGTAAQERLRRNGCKRLRRNGCAETAAPKRLRRNGCAETAAPKQLRRNSCAETAAQKQLRRNSCAETARQKQLRRNSCAEAAAQKQLRRNSCAEAAAQKQLRRNSCAGTAAQERLRRNGCAGTAAQERLRSNGCAGTAAQERLRRNGCAETAAQKRLSRNGCAEAAAQKRLRRSGCAEAAAQKRLRRSGCAEAAAQKRLRRSGCADAAAQKRLRRSGCAEAAAQKRLRRSGCAEAAAQKRLRRSGCAEAAASGCAEAAAQKRLRRNGCAGTAAQERLRRNGCARTAAQERLRRNSCAGTAAQEQLRRNSCAGTAAQEQLRRNGCAETAAQKRLRRNGCAETAAPKRLRRNGCAETAAQKRLRRNGCAETAAQKRLRRNGCAETAAPKQLRRNSCAETAAQEQLRSNSCAETAAQKQLRRNSCAETAAQKQLRRSSCAEAAAQKQLRRSSCAEAAAQKQLRRSSCAEAAAQKQLRRSSCAEAAAQEQLRRSSCAGTAAQKQLRRNSCAGTAAQEQLRRNSCAETAAQEQLRRNSCAETAAQKQLRRSSCAETAAQKQLRRSSCAEAAAQKQLRRSSCAEAAAQEQLRRNSCAEAAAQEQLRRSSCAGTAEQEQLRRNSCAGTAAQEQLRRNSCAGTAAQKQLRRNGCAETAAQKRLRRNGCAETAAPKRLRRNGCAETAAQKRLRRNGCAETAAQKRLRRNSCAETAAPKQLRRNSCAEAAAQKQLRRSSCAGTAAQEQLRRNSCAGTAAQKRLRRNGCAGTAAQKRLRRNGCAGTAAQERLRRNGCAETAAQERMRRNGSAGTAAQERLRRNGCAGTAAQERLRRNGCAGTAAQKRLRSNGCAERLRRNICAGTAAQKRLRRSGCAEAAAQKRLRRNGCAEAAAQTRLRRSGCAEAAAQKRLRRSGSAEAAAQKRLRRSGCAEAAAQKRLRRSRCAEAAAQKRLRRSGCAEAAAQKRLRRSGCAEAAAQKRLRRSGCAEAAAQKRLRRSGCAETAAQKRLRISGCAETAAQRRLRRDGCAETAAQKRLRRNGCAETAAHKRLRINGCAGTAAQERLRRNGCAGTAANGCAETAEPKRLRRNGCDETAAPKRLRRNGCAETAAQKLLRRNSCAETAAQKQLRRNSCAETAAQKQLGRNSCAETAAQKQLRRNSCAETAAQKQLRRSSCAGTAAQERLRRNGCAGTAAQERLRRNGCAATAAQERLRRNGCAGTAAQKRLRRNGCAETAEQKRLRRSGCAEAAAQKRLRRSGCAEAAAQKRLRRSGCAEAAAQKRLRRCGCAEAAAQKRLRRSGCAEAAAQKRLRRSGCAEAAAQKRLRRSGCAETAAQKRLRRNGCAETAAHKRLRINGCAEAAAQKRLRRSGCAGTAAQERLRRNGCAETAAQERLRRNGCAGTAAQEQLRRNSCAETAAQEQLRRNSCAGTAAQKRLRRNGCAETAAPKRLRRNGCAETAAPKRLRRNGCAETAAPKRLRRNGCAETAAPKQLRRNSCAETAAPKQLRRNSCAVTAAQKQLRRNSCAGTAAQKQLRRSSCAEAAAQKQLRRNSCAEAAAQKQLRRNSCAEAAAQKQLRRSSCAEAAAQKQLRRNSCAEAAAQEQLRRSSCAETAAQEQLRRNSCAGTAAQKQLRRNSCAGTAAQKQLRRSSCAEAAAQKQLRRSSCAEAAAQKQLRRSSCAEAAAQEKLRRNSCAEAAAQEQLRRSSCAETAAQEQLRRNSCAGTAAQEQLRRNSCAGTAAQEQLRRNSCAETAAQEQLRRNSCAETAAQKQLRRNSCAETAAQKQLRRNSCAETAAPKQLRRNSCAETAAPKQLRRNSCAETAAQKQLRRNSCAETAAQKQLRRNSCAGTAAQPFMRSPV from the exons atgaacggctgcgcaggaacggctgcgcaggaacggctgcgcaggaacggctgcgcaggaacggctgcgcaggaacggctgcgcaggaacggctgcgcaggaacggctgcgcaggaacggctgcgcaggaacggctgcgcaggaacggctgcgcaggaacggctgcgcaggaacggctgcgcaggaacggctgcgcaggaacggctgcgcaggaacggctgc gaacggctgcgcaggaacggctgcgcaggaacggctgcgcagaaacggctgcgcagaaacggctgcgcagaaacggctgcgcagaaacggctgcgccgaaacggctgcgccgaaacggctgcgccgaaacggctgcgccgagaCGGCTGCgctaaacggctgcgccgaaacggctgcgcagaaacggctgcgccgaaacggctgagccgaaacggctgcgcagaaacggctgcgacgaaacggctgcgccgaaacggctgcgccgaaacggctgcgccgaaaccgctgcgcagaaacggctgcgcagaaacagctgcgccgaaacagctgcgccgaaacagctgcgcagaaacagctgcgcagaaacagctgcgcagaaacagctgcgcagaaacagctaggcagaaacagctgcgcagaaacagctgcgcagaaacagctgcgcagaagcagctgcgcagaaacagctgcgcagaaacagctgcgcagaagcagctgcgcagaagcagctgcgcagaagcagctgcgcagaagcagctgcgcagaagcagctgcgcagaagcagctgcgcagaagcagctgcgcaggaacagctgcgcaggaacagctgcgcaggaacagctgcgcagaagcagctgcgcaggaacagctgcgcagaagcagctgcgcagaaacagctgcgcaggaacagctgcgcaggaacagctgcgcaggaacagctgcgcaggaacagctgcgcaggaacagctgcgcaggaacagctgcgcagaaacggctgcgcaggaacggctgcgcaggaacggctgcgcaggaacggctgcgcaggaacggctgcgcagaaacggctgcgcagaaacggctgcgcagaaacggctgcgccgaaacggctgcgccgaaacggctgcgccgaaacggctgcgccgaaacggctgcgcagaaacggctgcgcagaaacggctgcgccgaaacggctgcgccgaaacggctgcgcagaaacagctgc ctgcgcagaagcagctgcgcagaagcagctgcgcaggaacagctgcgcaggaacagctgcgcagaaacagctgcgcaggaacagctaggcagaaacagctgcgcagaaacagctgcgcagaaacagctgcgcagaagcagctgcgcagaaacagctgcgcagaagcagctgcgcagaagcagctgcgcagaagcagctgcgcagaagcagctgcgcagaagcagctgcgcagaagcagctgcgcaggaacagctgcgcaggaacagctgcgcaggaacagctgcgcagaagcagctgcgcaggaacagctgcgcagaagcagctgcgcagaaacagctgcgcaggaacagctgcgcaggaacagctgcgcagaaacagctgcgcaggaacagctaggcagaaacagctgcgcagaaacagctgcgcagaaacagctgcgcagaagcagctgcgcagaaacagctgcgcagaagcagctgcgcagaagcagctgcgcagaagcagctgcgcagaagcagctgcgcagaagcagctgcgcagaagcagctgcgcaggaacagctgcgcaggaacagctgcgcagaagcagctgcgcaggaacagctgcgcagaagcagctgcgcaggaacagctgagcaggaacagctgcgcaggaacagctgcgcaggaacagctgcgcaggagcagctgcgcaggaacagctgcgcaggaacagctgcgcagaaacagctgcgcaggaacggctgcgcaggaacggctgcgcagaaacggctgcgcagaaacggctgcgcagaaacggctgcgccgaaacggctgcgccgaaacggctgcgccgaaacggctgcgcagaaacggctgcgcagaaacggctgcgccgaaacggctgcgcagaaacggctgcgcagaaacagctgcgccgaaacagctgcgccgaaacagctgcgcagaaacagctgcgcagaagcagctgcgcagaagcagctgcgcagaagcagctgcgcaggaacagctgcgcaggaacagctgcgcaggaacagctgcgcaggaacagctgcgcagaaacggctgcgcaggaacggctgcgcaggaacggctgcgcagaaacggctgcgcaggaacggctgcgcaggaacggctgcgcaggaacggctgcgcaggaacggctgcgcagaaacggctgcgcaggaacggatgcgcaggaacggcagcgcaggaacggctgcgcaggaacggctgcgcaggaacggctgcgcaggaacggctgcgcaggaacggctgcgcaggaacggctgcgcaggaacggctgcgcagaaacggctgcgcagtaacggctgcgca gaacggctgcgcaggaacatctgcgcaggaacggctgcgcagaagcggctgcgcagaagcggctgcgcagaagcggctgcgcagaagcggctgcgcagaaacggctgcgcagaagcggctgcgcagacgcggctgcgcagaagcggctgcgcagaagcggctgcgcagaagcggctgcgcagaagcggcagcgaagaagcggctgcgcagaagcggctgcgcagaagcggctgcgcagaagcggctgcgcagaagcggctgcgcagaagccgctgcgcagaagcggctgcgcagaagcggctgcgcagaagcggctgcgcagaagcggctgcgcagaagcggctgcgcagaagcggctgcgcagaagcggctgcgcagaagcggctgcgcagaagcggctgcgcagaagcggctgcgcagaagcggctgcgcagaagcggctgcgcagaaacggctgcgcagaaacggctgcgcataagcggctgcgcagagacggctgcgcagagacggctgcgcagagacggctgcgcagagacggctgcgcagaaacggctgcgcagaaacggctgcgcagaaacggctgcgcataaagggctgcgcataaacggctgcgcaggaacggctgcgcaggaacggctgcgcaggaacggctgc aaacggctgcgacgaaacggctgcgccgaaacggctgcgccgaaacggctgcgccgaaacggctgcgcagaaactgctgcgccgaaacagctgcgccgaaacagctgcgcagaaacagctgcgcagaaacagctgcgcagaaacagctgcgcagaaacagctaggcagaaacagctgcgcagaaacagctgcgcagaagcagctgcgcagaaacagctgcgcagaaacagctgcgcagaagcagctgcgcagaagcagctgcgcaggaacagctgcgcaggaacggctgcgcaggaacggctgcgcaggaacggctgcgcaggaacggctgcgcaggaacggctgcgcagcaacggctgcgcaggaacggctgcgcaggaacggctgcgcagaaacggctgcgcagaaacggctgcgcagaaacggctgagcagaaacggctgcgcagaagcggctgcgcagaagcggctgcgcagaagcggctgcgcagaagcggctgcgcagaagcggctgcgcagaagcggctgcgcagaagcggctgcgcagaagcggctgcgcagaagcggctgcgcagatgcggctgcgcagaagcggctgcgcagaagcggctgcgcagaagcggctgcgcagaagcggctgcgcagaagcggctgcgcagaagcggctgcgcagaagcgcctgcgcagaagcggctgcgcagaagcggctgc aagcggctgcgcagaagcggctgcgcagaaacggctgcgcaggaacggctgcgcaggaacggctgcgcaggaacggctgcgcagaaacggctgcgcaagaacggctgcgcaggaacggctgcgcaggaacagctgcgcaggaacagctgcgcaggaacagctgcgcagaaacagctgcgcaggaacagctgcgcaggaacagctgcgcaggaacggctgcgcagaaacggctgcgcagaaacggctgcgcagaaacggctgcgccgaaacggctgcgccgaaacggctgcgccgaaacggctgcgccgaaacggctgcgcagaaacggctgcgccgaaacggctgcgccgaaacggctgcgcagaaacggctgcgccgaaacggctgcgccgaaacagctgcgccgaaacagctgcgccgaaacagctgcgccgaaacagctgcgcaggaacagctgcgcagtaacagctgcgcagaaacagctgcgcagaaacagctgcgcaggaacagctgcgcagaaacagctgcgcagaagcagctgcgcagaagcagctgcgcagaagcagctgcgcagaaacagctgcgcagaagcagctgcgcagaagcagctgcgcagaaacagctgcgcagaagcagctgcgcagaagcagctgcgcagaagcagctgcgcagaagcagctgcgcagaagcagctgcgcaggaacagctgcgcagaagcagctgcgcaggaacagctgcgcagaagcagctgcgcagaaacagctgcgcaggaacagctgcgcaggaacagctgcgcaggaacagctgcgcagaaacagctgcgcaggaacagctgcgcaggaacagctgcgcagaaacagctgcgcagaagcagctgcgcagaagcagctgcgcagaaacagctgcgcagaagcagctgcgcagaagcagctgcgcagaagcagctgcgcagaagcagctgcgcagaagcagctgcgcagaagcagctgcgcaggaacagctgcgcaggaacagctgcgcagaagcagctgcgcaggaacagctgcgcagaagcagctgcgcaggaacagctgagcaggaacagctgcgcaggaacagctgcgcaggaacagctgcgcaggagcagctgcgcaggaacagctgcgcaggaacagctgcgcagaaacagctgcgcaggaacggctgcgcagaaacggctgcgcagaaacggctgcgcagaaacggctgcgccgaaacggctgcgccgaaacggctgcgccgaaacggctgcgcagaaacggctgcgcagaaacggctgcgccgaaacggctgcgcagaaacggctgcgcagaaacggctgcgcagaaacagctgcgccgaaacagctgcgccgaaacagctgcgcagaaacagctgcgcagaagcagctgcgcagaagcagctgcgcagaagcagctgcgcaggaacagctgcgcaggaacagctgcgcaggaacagctgcgcaggaacagctgcgcagaaacggctgcgcaggaacggctgcgcaggaacggctgcgcagaaacggctgcgcaggaacggctgcgcaggaacggctgcgcaggaacggctgcgcaggaacggctgcgcagaaacagctgcgcaggaacggatgcgcaggaacggcagcgcaggaacggctgcgcaggaacggctgcgcaggaacggctgcgcaggaacggctgcgcaggaacggctgcgcaggaacggctgcgcaggaacggctgcgcagaaacggctgcgcagtaacggctgcgca gaacggctgcgcaggaacatctgcgcaggaacggctgcgcagaagcggctgcgcagaagcggctgcgcagaagcggctgcgcagaagcggctgcgcagaaacggctgcgcagaagcggctgcgcagacgcggctgcgcagaagcggctgcgcagaagcggctgcgcagaagcggctgcgcagaagcggcagcgcagaagcggctgcgcagaagcggctgcgcagaagcggctgcgcagaagcggctgcgcagaagcggctgcgcagaagccgctgcgcagaagcggctgcgcagaagcggctgcgcagaagcggctgcgcagaagcggctgcgcagaagcggctgcgcagaagcggctgcgcagaagcggctgcgcagaagcggctgcgcagaagcggctgcgcagaagcggctgcgcagaagcggctgcgcagaagcggctgcgcagaaacggctgcgcagaaacggctgcgcataagcggctgcgcagagacggctgcgcagagacggctgcgcagagacggctgcgcagagacggctgcgcagaaacggctgcgcagaaacggctgcgcagaaacggctgcgcataaacggctgcgcataaacggctgcgcaggaacggctgcgcaggaacggctgcgcaggaacggctgcgcaggaacggctgc aaacggctgcgccgaaacggctgagccgaaacggctgcgcagaaacggctgcgacgaaacggctgcgccgaaacggctgcgccgaaacggctgcgccgaaacggctgcgcagaaactgctgcgccgaaacagctgcgccgaaacagctgcgcagaaacagctgcgcagaaacagctgcgcagaaacagctgcgcagaaacagctaggcagaaacagctgcgcagaaacagctgcgcagaagcagctgcgcagaaacagctgcgcagaaacagctgcgcagaagcagctgcgcagaagcagctgcgcaggaacggctgcgcaggaacggctgcgcaggaacggctgcgcaggaacggctgcgcaggaacggctgcgcaggaacggctgcgcagcaacggctgcgcaggaacggctgcgcaggaacggctgcgcaggaacggctgcgcagaaacggctgcgcagaaacggctgcgcagaaacggctgagcagaaacggctgcgcagaagcggctgcgcagaagcggctgcgcagaagcggctgcgcagaagcggctgcgcagaagcggctgcgcagaagcggctgcgcagaagcggctgcgcagaagcggctgcgcagaagcggctgcgcagatgcggctgcgcagaagcggctgcgcagaagcggctgcgcagaagcggctgcgcagaagcggctgcgcagaagcggctgcgcagaagcggctgcgcagaagcggctgcgcagaagcggctgcgcagaagcggctgcgcagaaacggctgcgcagaaacggctgcgcagaaacggctgcgcagaaacggctgcgcataaacggctgcgcataaacggctgcgcagaagcggctgcgcagaagcggctgcgcagaagcggctgcgcaggaacggctgcgcaggaacggctgcgcaggaacggctgcgcagaaacggctgcgcaggaacggctgcgcaggaacggctgcgcaggaacagctgcgcaggaacagctgcgcaggaacagctgcgcagaaacagctgcgcaggaacagctgcgcaggaacagctgcgcaggaacggctgcgcagaaacggctgcgcagaaacggctgcgcagaaacggctgcgccgaaacggctgcgccgaaacggctgcgccgaaacggctgcgccgaaacggctgcgcagaaacggctgcgccgaaacggctgcgccgaaacggctgcgcagaaacggctgcgccgaaacggctgcgccgaaacagctgcgccgaaacagctgcgccgaaacagctgcgccgaaacagctgcgcaggaacagctgcgcagtaacagctgcgcagaaacagctgcgcagaaacagctgcgcaggaacagctgcgcagaaacagctgcgcagaagcagctgcgcagaagcagctgcgcagaagcagctgcgcagaaacagctgcgcagaagcagctgcgcagaagcagctgcgcagaaacagctgcgcagaagcagctgcgcagaagcagctgcgcagaagcagctgcgcagaagcagctgcgcagaagcagctgcgcaggaacagctgtgcagaagcagctgcgcaggaacagctgcgcagaagcagctgcgcagaaacagctgcgcaggaacagctgcgcaggaacagctgcgcaggaacagctgcgcagaaacagctgcgcaggaacagctgcgcaggaacagctgcgcagaaacagctgcgcagaagcagctgcgcagaagcagctgcgcagaaacagctgcgcagaagcagctgcgcagaagcagctgcgcagaagcagctgcgcagaagcagctgcgcagaagcagctgcgcaggaaaagctgcgcaggaacagctgcgcagaagcagctgcgcaggaacagctgcgcagaagcagctgcgcagaaacagctgcgcaggaacagctgcgcaggaacagctgcgcaggaacagctgcgcaggaacagctgcgcagaaacagctgcgcaggaacagctgcgcaggaacagctgcgcaggaacagctgcgcagaaacagctgcgcaggaacagctgcgcagaaacagctgcgcagaaacagctgcgcagaaacagctgcgcagaaacagctgcgcagaaacagctgcgcagaaacagctgcgcagaaacagctgcgccgaaacagctgcgccgaaacagctgcgccgaaacagctgcgccgaaacagctgcgccgaaacagctgcgcagaaacagctgcgccgaaacagctgcgcagaaacagctgcgcagaaacagctgcgcagaaacagctgcgcagaaacagctgcgcagaaacagctgcgcaggaacagctgcgcagccgtttatgcgcagcc ccgtttaa